In one window of Leptospira sp. GIMC2001 DNA:
- a CDS encoding adenylate/guanylate cyclase domain-containing protein — MNLTNLYIPLGTSGSLVFLEPEGKNISQDDSIRRRVQFATYFLGKRIEDGSTVYQFKSSDAIQSVPSLSFYFPDPSSADFLNSVKQIGRDLIQVLSSANLVVFYPPEYEERVREIFALIILGNYSQINERELGLPDQIFGRPFSDWKKEFLEIGFQVFKSLRSLSGKNSITTHPISASSEKLKEEGTVAYVAHSLDKPKLEPKQSATQSNNSPESISGSYTTGSIKTGNLKEIKTDQDSDQAKESSNGNISAVNTNAQSPNTSNSNIQNKENSLPTIAPKNEQTPKQPESKDSSKEQNTVAVKSQNNSDISSNSSIAKDSSPESKIEHVKAESPSQIQDSAAGNKTKFSIQVKMMGIISLILAITVSIIIGIATYFFKQDSETRVQENNLALVDLVGLKVSSDIQGIVTKAEQLIANMIRTNLTAEDKRFINELFFQSDKDFLFVGLMRKSDAGLVADQKFFNEESLIEIGLSEDDVAQNILRNSEAIEKALTGKPLIINSTPGFSVQSFILAVPTNQESGIPKILVVMVKLDKIASAFTNKGIITTFMVNDEGRVIAHPVEEVILSSTSFLDSPIVKAMLASQVDQGQIRYKSPEGRPFMGSYQKIGFGDAGIVSIVSEDKAFQAVYRIQERNIYILIISLCLALVIVFFFAKSLSRPILTLLHATLEIAKGNFRMGIKPTTKDEVGLLTSYFITMGEGLEEREKVKSILGSMIDPVVVKEAMVDLAALKRGKEAEITAFFSDVAGFSTISEQLTSVELASLLNEYLSAMTILLKENEGVLDKYIGDAIVGIFGAPVEVEKHAFKACKASLEMVIKLADLRAYWQKNNLYSKEAQIMDARIGLNTGPAKVGFMGTDALASYTMMGDTVNLAARLEAAGKDYGVNIMIAEKTVAMVQGEMFTRLLDLVRVKGKNEPVKVYELVNFETLATSSQKEFVGLYEEGFSLYLSRQWDSAIKKFEDVSRAKGSKDKSAKMILDRCLDYKSNPPQEDWDGVFTRTTK, encoded by the coding sequence ATGAATTTAACCAATCTCTACATACCTTTAGGAACCTCTGGTTCATTGGTTTTCCTCGAACCTGAGGGTAAAAACATATCCCAAGATGATTCTATTCGTAGAAGAGTTCAGTTCGCAACATATTTTTTAGGCAAAAGAATAGAAGATGGATCAACTGTCTATCAATTCAAATCCTCCGATGCAATTCAAAGCGTTCCAAGTTTGTCATTTTATTTTCCAGATCCTTCTTCAGCTGATTTTTTAAATTCTGTAAAACAGATTGGTAGAGATTTGATTCAAGTCTTGTCTTCGGCTAATCTAGTTGTTTTCTATCCTCCTGAATATGAGGAAAGAGTTCGTGAGATTTTTGCACTTATTATCCTTGGCAATTACTCGCAGATCAACGAACGAGAGTTAGGTTTGCCGGATCAGATTTTTGGAAGACCATTTTCCGACTGGAAAAAAGAATTTCTAGAAATTGGATTCCAGGTTTTTAAAAGCCTAAGATCTCTATCTGGCAAAAATTCTATCACGACACATCCAATCTCAGCCTCCTCAGAAAAACTGAAGGAAGAAGGAACAGTAGCCTATGTTGCTCATTCCTTAGATAAACCAAAGCTCGAACCCAAGCAATCTGCGACTCAGTCAAACAATTCCCCCGAGTCAATCAGTGGAAGCTACACAACGGGGAGCATTAAGACTGGCAATCTAAAAGAAATAAAAACAGACCAGGATTCCGATCAAGCTAAAGAATCATCCAATGGGAATATTTCTGCTGTAAATACGAATGCGCAATCACCGAATACAAGCAATTCGAATATCCAAAATAAAGAAAATTCTCTGCCAACGATCGCTCCAAAAAATGAGCAAACACCCAAGCAACCAGAATCAAAAGATTCCTCAAAAGAACAAAATACTGTTGCGGTAAAATCTCAAAACAATTCGGATATTTCATCCAATTCATCTATTGCAAAAGACTCAAGCCCAGAATCTAAGATTGAACATGTGAAGGCTGAGTCTCCGAGTCAAATTCAAGATTCGGCAGCAGGGAACAAAACAAAATTCTCTATACAAGTGAAGATGATGGGAATCATTTCTTTGATACTTGCAATAACGGTTTCCATAATTATTGGTATTGCAACTTACTTCTTCAAGCAAGATTCGGAGACTCGTGTTCAAGAGAACAATCTTGCCTTGGTTGATCTTGTTGGATTAAAAGTTTCTTCCGACATCCAAGGTATTGTAACAAAGGCTGAGCAGCTTATAGCCAATATGATTCGTACGAATCTTACGGCAGAAGATAAACGATTTATCAATGAATTGTTTTTTCAGTCGGACAAAGATTTTCTCTTTGTCGGTTTGATGCGAAAATCCGATGCAGGTTTGGTTGCTGATCAGAAGTTTTTTAATGAAGAAAGCTTGATTGAAATAGGTTTATCTGAAGATGACGTTGCTCAAAATATTTTGAGAAATTCAGAAGCTATTGAAAAGGCACTTACAGGGAAGCCACTGATCATCAACTCAACTCCTGGTTTTTCTGTTCAGTCTTTTATCTTGGCTGTTCCTACCAACCAAGAATCGGGTATTCCAAAAATTCTCGTTGTAATGGTAAAGCTGGATAAAATCGCATCAGCATTTACGAATAAAGGAATCATCACAACCTTTATGGTCAATGATGAAGGCAGAGTAATTGCCCATCCGGTCGAAGAAGTGATTCTTTCATCAACTAGCTTTCTTGATTCCCCAATTGTAAAGGCAATGCTTGCAAGTCAGGTGGATCAAGGTCAGATACGATACAAAAGCCCGGAAGGTCGACCTTTTATGGGTTCTTATCAGAAAATAGGATTTGGCGATGCAGGAATTGTATCCATCGTATCAGAAGATAAAGCCTTCCAAGCTGTCTATCGAATTCAAGAAAGAAATATTTATATCTTGATTATATCTTTGTGTTTAGCGCTCGTTATTGTATTCTTTTTTGCAAAGTCTCTTAGTCGACCAATTCTAACGTTGCTTCATGCGACTCTGGAAATTGCAAAAGGAAACTTTCGCATGGGAATCAAACCAACAACCAAAGATGAAGTGGGACTTTTGACTAGCTACTTTATTACAATGGGTGAGGGTCTAGAAGAAAGGGAAAAAGTAAAAAGCATTCTTGGATCTATGATCGATCCAGTGGTGGTTAAGGAAGCAATGGTCGACTTAGCTGCCTTGAAGCGCGGTAAAGAGGCAGAGATTACTGCTTTTTTTAGTGATGTTGCAGGTTTCTCCACAATTTCGGAACAGTTGACTTCTGTTGAATTGGCATCCTTGCTGAATGAATATTTATCTGCGATGACAATACTTCTTAAGGAAAATGAAGGAGTTTTGGATAAATACATTGGAGATGCTATTGTTGGAATTTTTGGCGCTCCGGTCGAAGTTGAAAAGCATGCATTTAAGGCTTGTAAGGCGTCCCTTGAAATGGTTATCAAACTAGCAGATTTGCGAGCGTATTGGCAAAAAAATAATCTCTATTCTAAGGAAGCACAGATTATGGATGCTCGGATTGGTTTGAATACGGGTCCAGCAAAAGTAGGATTCATGGGAACAGACGCCTTAGCATCTTATACTATGATGGGTGACACTGTGAACTTGGCTGCTCGCCTTGAAGCTGCGGGCAAAGACTATGGTGTAAACATAATGATAGCTGAGAAAACAGTTGCAATGGTTCAAGGAGAAATGTTTACCAGACTTTTGGATCTTGTACGTGTTAAAGGTAAAAACGAACCAGTGAAAGTGTATGAATTGGTAAATTTTGAGACATTAGCAACTAGTTCGCAAAAAGAATTTGTGGGACTCTATGAAGAGGGTTTTAGTTTGTATCTAAGTCGGCAATGGGATTCAGCAATTAAAAAATTTGAAGATGTTTCCCGAGCAAAAGGTTCCAAAGACAAATCTGCCAAAATGATTTTAGACCGATGCCTGGACTATAAATCGAATCCTCCGCAAGAAGATTGGGATGGAGTATTTACTCGGACAACCAAGTAA
- a CDS encoding exodeoxyribonuclease III, giving the protein MKILSFNCNGIRASLKKGLASFIEEENPDIFCLQETKASPDQCSPEIWKELGYTGYHHTAMKPGYSSVAIFTKSKPKSIKIGIDHDFFDQEGRSVGLDFGKFYIWNVYFPSGISGQERQDRKMEFLDYFQNYSKELCNKYKKILLCGDVNIANHEIDIHNPKGNAKNSGFLPEERKWLTDFLDSGWVDSFRYKNPEIVKYSWWTYRFNARSNNKGWRIDYFFVTDNLKSKIQEANILTQFEASDHAPILLEMKI; this is encoded by the coding sequence ATGAAAATCCTTTCTTTCAACTGCAATGGTATTCGAGCATCCTTAAAAAAAGGATTAGCCTCCTTTATAGAAGAAGAAAATCCCGATATTTTCTGTCTTCAAGAAACAAAAGCATCCCCAGACCAATGCTCTCCAGAAATCTGGAAAGAACTTGGTTATACAGGTTATCACCATACCGCAATGAAGCCTGGCTACAGCAGCGTTGCCATATTCACTAAATCCAAACCCAAATCAATAAAAATTGGAATCGATCATGATTTCTTCGACCAGGAAGGGAGATCTGTAGGACTCGATTTTGGCAAATTCTATATTTGGAATGTATATTTTCCATCTGGAATTTCTGGTCAGGAGAGACAGGATCGCAAGATGGAATTTCTTGACTATTTCCAGAATTATTCAAAAGAATTGTGCAATAAATATAAAAAAATTCTACTATGTGGAGATGTAAATATTGCAAACCATGAAATAGATATTCACAATCCAAAAGGAAATGCAAAAAATAGTGGATTTCTTCCAGAAGAAAGAAAGTGGCTTACTGATTTTCTTGATTCTGGTTGGGTGGATAGCTTTCGATATAAAAATCCCGAAATTGTAAAATACTCATGGTGGACTTATAGATTCAATGCGCGGTCAAATAATAAAGGTTGGAGAATCGATTATTTTTTCGTAACGGATAATTTGAAATCTAAAATTCAAGAAGCCAATATTTTGACTCAATTCGAAGCATCCGATCATGCACCGATCTTACTTGAAATGAAAATTTAA
- a CDS encoding LEA type 2 family protein — MKTLLISISLFALLGSCSALEKMQGMVPKPQYQFQSLNIKNINLSEITLQMVGSIKNPYGVSLPKSLVGVDLLIEGNRLTHIDTDLGAIEGKATKTVPMDIKLKYSDLLKFYKNFPKKELLNFQMKGDLELPIPANYQIAGASSVKFPIDQSKEIPAVLPDVEIRNFSLKKPDLTTIATQAATGIFDKIVGTNSKDNSPGLEANFDLAFTNKTAAKLLMNQLKFDLELEGQKFLAGSPTEIVQVGDTNIVKIKTMVPLFEAGTSLYSAYTKRSANYKITGISGLSFPSIDKATIPFNYDKLGKLSWR; from the coding sequence GTGAAAACATTATTAATTTCAATTAGCCTATTTGCCCTCCTTGGTTCTTGTTCTGCATTAGAAAAAATGCAAGGTATGGTTCCAAAGCCTCAGTATCAATTTCAATCTTTGAATATCAAAAATATCAATCTCTCTGAAATTACCCTGCAAATGGTAGGATCGATCAAAAACCCCTATGGTGTAAGCCTTCCAAAATCACTTGTTGGAGTGGATCTTCTCATCGAAGGCAATCGGCTTACTCATATTGATACCGATCTAGGGGCGATTGAAGGCAAAGCAACCAAAACTGTGCCAATGGATATAAAATTAAAATATTCGGATCTTCTTAAATTTTATAAGAATTTTCCCAAAAAAGAACTATTGAATTTTCAAATGAAGGGAGATTTAGAACTGCCAATTCCCGCAAACTACCAAATCGCAGGTGCAAGTTCTGTAAAATTTCCAATTGATCAATCCAAAGAAATCCCAGCTGTACTGCCCGATGTAGAGATACGAAACTTTTCACTCAAGAAACCTGACCTAACTACAATTGCAACTCAAGCTGCAACGGGGATATTTGATAAAATCGTAGGAACCAATTCTAAAGACAATTCACCCGGACTCGAGGCTAATTTTGATTTAGCATTCACCAATAAAACTGCTGCGAAATTACTTATGAATCAATTAAAATTTGATTTGGAGTTGGAAGGACAGAAATTTCTTGCAGGAAGTCCAACGGAAATCGTTCAAGTTGGTGATACAAATATCGTCAAAATCAAAACAATGGTTCCTTTGTTTGAAGCGGGAACTTCGCTTTACAGTGCCTACACTAAAAGATCTGCGAACTACAAGATAACAGGAATTAGTGGACTATCTTTTCCGAGTATAGATAAGGCTACGATTCCATTCAATTACGATAAATTGGGTAAACTTTCTTGGCGTTAA
- the pdhA gene encoding pyruvate dehydrogenase (acetyl-transferring) E1 component subunit alpha, which translates to MDFYYQMLLIRRFEEAAAKAYSTGKIGGFLHLYIGQEAVGVGSIATLKPQDYIVSTYRDHGHAIARGLDINKLMAELFGKKTGTSKGNGGSMHFFDKEKHFMGGHGIVGGHISLAAGIAFASKYRKEDSVTMCFFGEGAANIGSFHEGLNLAAIWKLPAVFICENNHYAMGTPEYRALSVKDVSIRAVAYDMARDRIEGDEVCKIRDHIKVAVERARRGEGPTLIEVSTYRFRGHSMSDPAKYRTKEELEKYKQSDPLLRAQLDLLDLGLKKEDLDQMDTEINERVDAAVKFAEESEEPPLSWLYNHVLAEDK; encoded by the coding sequence ATGGATTTTTATTATCAGATGCTACTCATTCGAAGATTTGAGGAAGCAGCTGCCAAAGCATACAGCACAGGTAAAATTGGCGGATTTTTGCATCTATACATTGGTCAAGAGGCAGTCGGTGTCGGATCGATCGCAACTTTAAAGCCACAAGATTATATCGTATCTACCTACCGAGATCACGGACATGCCATAGCGCGCGGACTGGATATCAATAAATTAATGGCAGAACTATTTGGAAAGAAGACCGGAACCTCCAAAGGTAACGGGGGTTCTATGCATTTTTTTGACAAAGAAAAACACTTCATGGGTGGTCATGGAATTGTTGGAGGTCATATCTCCCTTGCGGCAGGAATTGCTTTTGCGAGTAAATATAGAAAAGAAGATTCAGTAACAATGTGTTTTTTTGGTGAAGGGGCAGCAAATATTGGTTCCTTCCATGAAGGATTGAACTTAGCTGCAATTTGGAAATTGCCTGCAGTTTTCATCTGTGAAAACAACCATTATGCGATGGGAACCCCCGAGTACAGAGCTCTCTCCGTAAAGGATGTATCGATTCGAGCAGTTGCCTATGATATGGCTCGTGATCGAATTGAAGGAGATGAAGTCTGCAAGATTCGTGACCATATCAAGGTAGCAGTTGAGCGTGCAAGACGGGGTGAAGGACCGACTCTTATTGAAGTCTCAACCTATCGATTTCGTGGTCATTCCATGTCGGATCCCGCTAAGTATAGAACTAAGGAAGAACTCGAAAAATACAAACAAAGCGATCCGCTGCTTCGAGCTCAATTGGATCTTTTGGATTTAGGATTAAAAAAAGAAGACCTCGATCAAATGGATACGGAAATCAATGAGCGAGTGGATGCAGCAGTGAAGTTTGCTGAAGAAAGCGAAGAGCCACCTCTATCTTGGTTGTACAATCATGTATTGGCGGAGGATAAATAA
- a CDS encoding pyruvate dehydrogenase complex E1 component subunit beta, which yields MALLTMREALNRAMVEEMEKDKNIYLMGEEVGHYQGAYKVSQGMLDKFGEARVIDTPISENGFAGIGVGSAMVGLRPIIEFMTWNFSLVAIDQIINSAAKMLYMSGGQFPMPIVFRGAGGVGGRLAAQHSQAFESWYAHVPGMKVVAPATPKDACGLLKSSILDNNPTIFIESEVLYGMKGEVPDEEFYIPLGKADIKREGTDLTIITWSRALSLVMPAVEDLTKEGINIEVLDLRTLRPLDEEAIMKSVRKTNRALIVEEGWPVAGFGAQIAYLIQKDAFDYLDHPVERVTQRDVPMSYAANLERESLPNPERIKEKIRSMLA from the coding sequence ATGGCATTACTTACAATGAGAGAAGCACTCAATCGAGCAATGGTTGAGGAGATGGAAAAAGACAAAAACATCTACTTGATGGGAGAAGAAGTTGGTCATTACCAAGGTGCCTACAAAGTATCCCAAGGAATGTTGGATAAATTTGGCGAAGCTCGTGTGATTGACACTCCTATTTCTGAGAATGGTTTTGCGGGTATTGGAGTTGGATCGGCAATGGTCGGTCTGAGACCCATCATTGAATTTATGACTTGGAATTTTAGCTTAGTCGCAATTGATCAGATCATCAACTCAGCGGCAAAAATGCTCTATATGAGCGGTGGACAATTTCCGATGCCGATAGTTTTTCGAGGAGCAGGTGGAGTCGGAGGAAGACTTGCTGCCCAGCATTCACAAGCTTTCGAATCATGGTATGCCCATGTTCCAGGAATGAAGGTGGTTGCCCCCGCAACTCCTAAGGATGCATGTGGACTATTGAAATCATCAATTCTAGACAACAATCCTACCATTTTTATCGAAAGTGAAGTATTGTATGGAATGAAGGGAGAAGTGCCAGATGAAGAATTCTATATTCCTCTGGGCAAAGCCGATATCAAAAGAGAAGGCACTGACCTAACAATCATTACATGGTCTCGAGCATTGAGCCTCGTTATGCCAGCAGTGGAAGATTTAACTAAGGAAGGAATCAATATCGAAGTCCTTGATTTGAGGACACTTCGTCCTTTAGATGAAGAAGCAATCATGAAATCGGTTCGAAAAACCAACAGGGCATTGATTGTTGAAGAAGGATGGCCAGTTGCTGGATTCGGAGCGCAAATTGCATATTTGATTCAGAAAGATGCATTTGATTATTTGGATCATCCAGTTGAACGAGTAACACAGAGAGATGTTCCGATGTCCTATGCCGCAAACCTCGAAAGAGAAAGTTTACCCAACCCTGAAAGAATCAAAGAAAAGATTCGATCCATGTTAGCGTAG
- a CDS encoding pyruvate dehydrogenase complex dihydrolipoamide acetyltransferase: MAKIAEMTQLSPTMSEGTIVNWIKKEGDSVSPGEVMAEVETDKAVMEMESYESGVLLAIIAGPGTKVAVGLPVAIIGQKDEDIKELLAEAKKKIPTTNSGSQEKKKEAEPAQAKVEKTSAEKPTESKSEQKSDDKQIEKPEKQELAKKSSNAQNEALHTGRILASPLAKAVAIQKSVDLKYVSGTGPDGRILEKDVYSYLENNQGNKTVTHGQIKEDVSIPVSGMRKVIAQRLSSSKQNLPHFYLNIEIDADPLTRYREILNSSLEKMHQNDGTEGKAPKLSFNDLIVKAVALALNKHPNVNASWKGDQIVRFGNIDIGIAVSLDEGLITPVIRSANFLSLTQISSETRELANRARNRKLKPEEYTGSTFTISNLGMYGIQFFTAIINEPESAILAVGAIEEKAVVRSGEVVPGKTLQLTLSCDHRAVDGAEGAKFLVSLKTFLEAPELFAS, encoded by the coding sequence ATGGCTAAGATTGCAGAAATGACACAACTATCACCCACAATGTCCGAAGGCACGATTGTGAATTGGATTAAGAAAGAAGGAGATTCTGTGAGTCCAGGAGAAGTTATGGCAGAGGTCGAAACCGACAAAGCCGTTATGGAAATGGAGTCTTATGAGTCCGGGGTATTGCTTGCAATCATTGCTGGACCTGGAACGAAAGTAGCTGTCGGACTTCCGGTTGCAATCATTGGTCAAAAGGACGAAGATATAAAAGAACTTCTGGCTGAGGCAAAGAAAAAAATTCCTACTACTAACTCGGGATCACAAGAAAAGAAAAAAGAAGCTGAGCCTGCACAAGCAAAAGTTGAGAAGACTTCAGCTGAAAAGCCAACAGAATCTAAATCGGAACAAAAATCAGATGATAAACAAATTGAGAAGCCTGAGAAACAGGAGTTGGCAAAAAAATCCAGCAATGCACAGAATGAAGCTTTGCATACAGGTCGTATCTTAGCATCTCCACTTGCTAAGGCAGTCGCAATCCAAAAATCTGTTGATTTAAAATATGTTAGTGGAACGGGTCCTGATGGACGCATTCTTGAAAAGGATGTTTATTCTTATTTGGAAAACAATCAGGGCAATAAAACAGTAACTCATGGACAGATAAAGGAAGATGTATCCATTCCTGTCTCAGGCATGCGAAAAGTAATCGCCCAGAGATTGTCATCATCGAAACAAAATCTGCCTCATTTCTATCTCAATATAGAAATTGATGCTGATCCGCTGACACGCTACAGAGAAATATTGAATAGTTCGCTAGAAAAAATGCACCAAAACGATGGAACGGAAGGCAAGGCTCCCAAGCTAAGTTTTAATGATTTGATCGTTAAAGCTGTTGCCCTTGCTCTAAATAAACATCCGAATGTAAATGCTAGTTGGAAAGGCGATCAGATCGTTCGCTTTGGTAATATTGATATTGGAATCGCTGTATCATTGGATGAAGGGTTGATTACACCCGTGATTCGGTCCGCAAATTTTCTATCTCTAACTCAAATTTCCTCTGAAACAAGAGAACTTGCAAACCGAGCAAGAAATCGAAAACTGAAGCCGGAAGAATATACGGGAAGTACATTCACAATTTCTAATTTAGGTATGTATGGAATTCAATTTTTTACGGCAATAATCAATGAACCGGAATCGGCGATTCTTGCAGTCGGCGCTATTGAAGAGAAGGCGGTCGTGCGGAGTGGTGAAGTTGTTCCAGGAAAAACTTTACAATTGACGCTTTCATGCGACCATCGAGCTGTTGATGGAGCTGAAGGAGCAAAATTTCTTGTTAGTCTAAAAACTTTCCTTGAAGCACCGGAACTTTTTGCCAGTTGA
- the fliG gene encoding flagellar motor switch protein FliG codes for MTGARKSALLLLSLSKEDAAEILKHLDDKSLEAVILEMSKIRYVSKKEKEEILSEFHTSVSDISQESRAGEEVAKELLEGTIGKDRAQVILSKLSSKSIDSDFAYLNDIDPTTLYGLLHTEAPQTIAVTLSFLDPKKAANVLKIFPSDLQAKIAYRLANTSKTHPDAIREIARIIKKRYEARDSHEYSESGGTEALANILNHMEKGLEDVILRELEENSPDLADQVRDKLYTFEDLMALDKKEMRVLINRLQNDETISIALRGSSNEMKDLFFSAMSQNKAYDIIDSMDMRGKVTLREINESRSTILNLARRLEDDGLIIFKKTKEEYI; via the coding sequence ATGACCGGCGCGCGTAAATCTGCACTTCTTTTGCTCTCTCTCAGTAAGGAAGATGCAGCTGAAATTCTAAAACACCTTGATGATAAATCATTGGAAGCAGTCATTTTGGAAATGTCCAAGATTCGATACGTATCCAAGAAAGAAAAAGAAGAAATACTATCCGAATTCCATACAAGCGTATCCGATATTTCTCAAGAATCAAGAGCAGGTGAAGAAGTCGCCAAAGAGCTATTAGAGGGAACTATTGGAAAAGATCGCGCTCAAGTGATCTTAAGTAAACTTTCTAGCAAAAGTATAGATTCTGATTTTGCTTATTTAAACGATATTGACCCAACTACTCTCTACGGACTTCTTCATACTGAAGCTCCGCAGACAATCGCCGTAACCCTTTCCTTTCTGGATCCTAAGAAAGCAGCAAACGTTCTCAAAATTTTTCCATCGGATCTTCAGGCAAAAATTGCCTATCGCCTAGCGAATACTTCCAAAACGCATCCAGATGCAATTCGAGAAATTGCACGAATTATCAAAAAAAGATACGAAGCCCGGGATTCGCATGAATACAGTGAATCTGGAGGAACCGAGGCACTTGCGAACATTTTGAACCATATGGAAAAAGGATTGGAAGATGTTATCCTTAGAGAGTTGGAAGAAAATTCTCCGGATCTTGCTGACCAAGTTCGAGATAAACTCTATACCTTCGAAGACTTGATGGCACTCGACAAAAAAGAAATGCGAGTTCTTATAAACCGATTGCAAAATGACGAAACAATTTCGATTGCCCTTCGTGGCTCATCGAATGAGATGAAAGATCTGTTTTTCTCAGCAATGTCTCAAAACAAGGCTTACGATATTATAGATTCTATGGATATGCGAGGCAAAGTCACCCTTCGTGAAATCAATGAATCACGTTCCACTATTTTGAATCTTGCTCGCAGGCTCGAAGATGATGGATTGATTATATTCAAAAAAACGAAAGAAGAATATATTTAG